The Mya arenaria isolate MELC-2E11 chromosome 15, ASM2691426v1 genomic sequence cgtgctagcacgacattggacattggacattcaaaatcgaatgttgtgctggcacgacattggacattggacattcaaaagtgaaagtcgtgctagcacgacattggacattggacattaaaaatcgaatgttgtgctggcacgacattggacattggacattcaaaaacgattgtcgtgccggcacgagattggacattggacattcaaaatcgaatgttgtgctggcacgacattggacattggacattcaaaattgaaagtcgtgctagcacgacattggacattggacattcaaaatcgaatgttgtgctggcacgacattggacattcaaaagtgaaagtcgtgctagcacgacattggacattggacattcaaaatcgaatgttgtgctggcacgacattggacattggacattcaaaagtgaaagtcgtgctagcacgacattggacattggacattcaaaatcgaatgttgtgctggcacgacattggacattggacattcaaaagtggaagtcgtgctagcacgatattggccattggacattcaaaatcgaatgttgtgctggcacgacattggacattggacattcaaaagtgaatgtcgtgctagcacgacattggacattggacattcataatcgaatgttgtgctggcacgacattggacattggacattcaaaagtgaaagtcgtgctagcaccacattggacattggacattcataatcgaatgttgtgctggcacgacattggacattggacattcgaaagtgaaagtcgtgctagcaccacattggacattggacattcataatcgaatgttgtgctggcacgacattggacattggacattcaaaagtgaaagtcgtgctagcacgacattggacattggacattcaaaattgaatgttgtgctggcacgacattggacattggacattcaaacgtgaaagtcgtgctagcacgacattggacattggacattcaaaatcgaatgttgtgctggcacgacattggacattggacattcataagcgaaagtcgtgctagcacgacattggacattggacattcgaaatcgaatgttgtgctggcacgacattggacattggacattcaaaatcgaatgttgtgccagcacgacattggacattggacattcaaaagtgaaagtcgtgctagcagttagcacattcaaatcaatgtatgacatgttttgtgaatgaatgttttcttttaccgactttaaattaattttgatggcATGCAATATTCGGATTTTCTGtttgtttgagatattgtcttgaaattatttgaaaagggtcagagatcacaaagcaatgaaccattataaaatttattaacaccaagagagcattgtcatgacgattccatcgcaatatttgaaacttaagcatgattcagatatatatgatgtcacatatgcagagaaagattcaaatgaatatacttatgaatggtcgtggattatatgtagacaaacagtgataatgctttcaaaatggcatatttttaataagcttaattgtttacacaccactgctacacatctagtaccatttataaaggaagtgaagataattatatccacagtatataatgacatatggaaaatatagacatgcattgatgattcctacaagtataaatgtaatcgtccgtacatctttttatctggttttacgtaaacacaaaaaaatattgtcaatgagtcgataaagtaacctattcctgcctgtcgacttgttttttttatcgactcagttagtcgaacatgctacgtcgtcttcatttggtaaagtttatatgaaataattgtgttcgataaacctttttgatatttataagtcgacagaattacacaaagcgttttattaaagaattcaaaatgaCGTCTTCATCACATACGACATAAGTTCTAATaggttttacagaatatacaatttatacatgtaaaatgtgacaCCAGAGCCATTGGAAATGGCATCTTGGGCAGAACTGACAATGGTTGAAAgggttgaaaggaaacaaagcgcaaataattatgtaaacccaacaaatgtgcacttcagtatgtgtttatctacagagctttagaataattatattacattaatgaatgtgtctgcatttacatggggatatgtatgtatatcaatcgaaaggattgttttaatacaactctcaataacaatgttgcggactttcaaatacaagtttctttgttaaatatgtgttaggtacctcaaatgtataatattgtcgGACATGGATGTGACTTAAGGCAACATACACACAGCTAAACTTGTCAATGCATAAACCATTGGCAATAATGCTACATTTTGACGCATGGGGatcccatataattttggtattattttaaagggtaCTCCTGACAGATAATTAATGAGTAAAAATGACCTAAgtccaacaattattatttgtatactggttgtcgtttcattataagttatttttcaaacaaaagtctttgatgattataaaagtaataaaatgtgaaatgaaagaGCTAGTTAAAGCGCTATTGTTTCTGCGGATTATATtgagcaataaaaatataacacctTTACTGAACATATTCCGGCTCTCAGCAGGGTGTCCACCTTTGATGGattaaaaatatccaaattgAAATAAGGCGTATGTTGTATAtcaacaattaaagcaatcaacacaatttatgagtaaaagaaaacacaatcgATTGCAAAATTGCGTCCCACcaaacaataattcatattgagtttatacaattacaattgtaaaggatcattatttagtGATATATCTACTGCCTTTATGTATACAATGACTATATGTACAATTTGGATTTCAATTTATTGGGGCTAACATctgcaacattttataaatgtcgcactcaataaatgttcaaatataaaacaagcagTTCAATTCGACTACAATACTGGCCACATAATATTCAGCTAATGGACGCGTAAACTGCTCAAATCTATCTTAAAGGATCATTCGAAGTCTCTGTATATCATGGgtccaaaatttatatttattaccaaGACAACTAGCCAgaacaacatattattttgaatgcccaatgtcgtgctatttcgattttgaatgtccaatgacgtgccagcacgactttcacttttgaatgtccaatgtccaatgtcgtgccagcacaacattcgattttgaatgtccaatgtccaatgtcgtgctagcacgactttcacttttgaatgtccaatgtcgtgccagcacaacattcggttatgaatgtccaatgtcgtgccggcacgactttcacttttgaatgtccaatgtccaatgtcgtgctagcacgactttcgcttttgaatgtccaatgtccaatgtcgtgccagcacaacattcgattttgaatgtccaatgtccaatgtcgtgctagcacgactttcacttttgaatgtccaatgtccaatgtcgtgccagcacaacattcgattttgaatgtccaatgtccaatgtcgtgctagcacgactttcacttttgaatgtccaatgtccaatgtcgtatgtttagctaacttcacacagctgaaTCAAAACACGATTTCCGCTCAAGATATCCAAGCTGATTAACCATACAGTTATCAAACTTTGTAAAGTGCTTTGTATTTTGATTAATTGTGATCAGTATACATACCTATTGATTCTTGGTAGTTAGTAacctttataaataataaataaaaaaaaatcttacaataatatatgtattaaaatgggTTCGACGACGATGGGCGATCTCGATTGGCGACACATCAAACTTACGGTATTATAGTTGAACAATCTGAAGAGCATTatgaattaaatatgaaatacaacacGTTAATGCCGTGTCGTAGACGTTTCTTACATCTAGCCGCAGACTTTCATCTAGTCATTCACGGATTTTGTGTGTAGCCAAATCATCTTAATTAACAACAAGTTAACGCGCAATGCACTTGGATATTCTCTGTATATCAGAAACTCtatcaagaaatatatatattacaaacaactatatataatatattatgtatatataaagctTAGTAATATGGATTGATTGACCATTTCTGTATGGGATGGATTTAATACGTACTCTTACCAGAACGTGCCATGGTGATACATGTGTAAATAGTCTTCTAAATTACCCGCAACAAAACAACCGAGAGTGAATACAAAGTCTAACAAATgtgacatttgttttcattttcatttttttggtaaatgttCATGTGTTAGTGTTACTTTTAATTAAACCAAATTGCGGTAAGatgtttacaattatttggacGATTATCAGattaagtatgaaataaattgatcatTGTATAACAATAATGCTGTACGTTTGGTGACTCGCTTGTAGGGATGTTATAtactaataaaacatattatcatcATGTACGCTGTACATAGCATATCCATATTGCTTCTAATGACGTTAGTCATTGGTTTTTAGTTTTCAGATGAGGAGGTAACAATGCCTAGGTTAACTTTGCAGCAAGAGCATTTCAAGTTAATGATAATCTTTCAACTATCGGTATCCAAGCATATGTTCTCATAAGTTACTTGGCAATTGAAACCCAAGAGTTCTGACGCAAGTTTGTCAGACAAGGAAGGTTATCATTTCCAGCAAAATTCTCCCACTTATGTGTTGTATTGCCACATgcttgtaaataaacattcacgAAGAGAAACAACTCTCCGAACACATATAGTAATACAATGCTAAATTCCCATTATGTTCTAGTGATGTAAACttgtatatccaaatgacttctcttcacctttttgacattttaaacccCGAGGatgataaaatgcaattacaaaatcaatcaaaacCGAAAGTATAATCTAAATTTAGCGCGTATAAAGTCATtatgaaatttgcatatcaGGTGACTTTCTGAATACCTAAAATTCTATCtggttttaaagggactgttcaCCAGATCGGCACCAAAAAaagtaacgaatctcaggacaattatttaataaaatggtttactctttgatatcataattgtaaaaaaataccaaaatgtaaaaaaaaaatcgattcgGAGACcggggtcgccaaaattgcagtccagtgttgtatccactgtgctacgaaggcttactcttaACGGTTTGAATATTTCAGCTATTTACCTatcttggtaatatcacgtgataacatcgaccagccaatcacgcataaggaatgaattctactaggtagacatacctagtaatcttttttaatggaaaaataccaaaaaaaacactgcgaaaaataaattaattgtaaactatgtggtacttcagttagtaagtttcaatgcgttgtacacatcgataccacgtttatgtcagttttcgacaatgttctttttttacgctatttcatcatacggagtacagcccctttaaaaactCAGGAtctgcatttttaaataaatagtttttggataaaaaaaattccCAGTGATATATttctaacatttattttgtcataattttactctatgatatcgaaattccAGAAAAAGACACAGTtctagtataaaaaatattttggttgtAGTGGAGTGCGAACCTACGCCGTTAAAGTCAAGAAAAATCTGAATCTCCAACCCCTGATCCTCCAGGTCACGAGGACTTCAAAACATGTTAGTGATATCTTGAACATACATTCATAAGATCACGTGATAATGTAAATCAACCAAGCACGCAACAACAACACATggaaattgtggtcttcaaagacgatatttgaggaaatatcaacatttgctgaagggttccaacGGTAGTATTTgggttttaacactccttatgatttccCACCCTTTTATTTCGGCATGCACAAAcatatgcattttacaaaaacacgagcGAGAACCTATCTATGATTTTTAGCAAAACAACAGTGTTGCTATGCTCCGCCCACTTGTTTGCCTTATTAGCATGTGTCAGTGGACCAGTTTGGAATTTCGTTGGTATTATccctacatttattttttaataaagacCTGTGGACATCGGGAATTTATCAAGACATTATGTGAGACCCTCTCATAGTTATATAATCTGACACTAattttttctctaattatttaatCCTGAATAGGATATTTACACACACCGCTTACTGTAGGAAAATAgccattttacaaaacatttacatgcaaCTATTAGTATGTTCAACCACAAATAGTTTTTTTAGTAACTGGCATGTATGTGAGCAGTGGTCTGTTTTTCCTACACTGCTTGACATGCCTGCCTGGCACAATTGGCCGCGAAGAAGCAGTAAGGCCGTTCCGGTGAGGTGCAGTTGTTTGATGTCTCACAGTACTCGCAGTCCGGATTACCACCTGCAATGTAAAACGTGTGTAGTTTCAGTCCGGATTACCACCTGCAATGTAAAACGTGTGTAGTTTCAGTCTGGATTACCACCTGCAATGTAAAACGTGTGTAGTTTCAGCATCAAATCATCGTTTTGTTTAATACCTATCCATTAGAATCATACAATACGATCAGCTTAAAACTAATAATTGTGTCAAAAAgccaaaagaaaatgatttcatttaagaaacGGTTACCGACCCTGTCCCTCCATGATATAGAGATTGTGTCTCTTGTATGTACCTAAGTTTATAGAAAGCTAGAATGATAGTCATGCACTAacgttttattgtgttttatctCGGTGTATATGCAACTTCTTATACAATTCGTTCATTAGTTTACTTACTAGGCAACTCGTTGATAGATGGGGCAAACTGCAAGGAGTCCCTCCTCCCAGCAAGAATGCGGGAGGCAACAGAATCAACAGTATTCACACGTCGCCTGGCTGACTGGCCAGTCTGAAGGCTTGCCCCATTTGTTCTTGCCATGTTTGCGCTGTTGCCAAGATTGTCTCCAAACGGTGAAAAGTTTAGTAATCCCGAGAGGTCACCTATGTCGTTTGTCTGAGGTGCTGGTATATTTTCAGGAATATATTCTGAAAAACGTCATGCACTCTTAATCTGACGATTGATGCTCGTGAATTAAATACACCAAGGGCAATGCTATATGTTTACGTAAAATTCGTAACAACAAGCAGTatacaattatcaataaaatacgACATTTACATAATACTCAACGTAATGAATGGCGGTTATACTACTTTgtaattaaatatgcatatttaagcTAATGTAGTTTAAACAGCCTGTCGTTTATCAATTCAACAGCTATCATTATTACAAATACTATTCGTTTTGTCCATAGATATACTGATTTTGTGAAAGAATGTTATCATTGCACTAATAAGCCGTTTTTGCCTGAAATGTTACCGTGTGCTAGTGTATCTGGGATGTTCTTCACAATGATGACATCTGACGGCACTGCTGGGCCTATTTTGAGACCCTTGAAGACTGGTTCTCTCTCTCCTGGTACATAACGCATGTTTTCAACCACAGGCACAGCCGGGTTAAATTCTGATAGTGGAATGCTATTCGCCTTAATTTGGGGATTATCCACCGGTCCTGGATTCGGTGGCACGCGTTGCCCGGTATTTTTCTGTCCCTTGACGCGCGCGTCTGTTAATGCCTGGCGTGGCAACAGTCCCATTGCAGGTCCTAGTTGACTTTTCAATTCACTTTGAAGATTTATCAACATTGATAGTTGGTTTTGGACACCCTTTGGCTGCGATATTTCTGCAAATGTGTTGGATTTGAAAGAGCTTCCTTGCTGTTGATTATTTCCAATGAGGTTTGGATTTCCTGTCTTTACTTGTTTAACGATATTATGTAATCGGTCTTTCTTTTTCTCTGCATGGCGGCTTGTGGATCTCGTTTCCACGTAGGGATGGAGTTTGTATTGTCCTCCAAGGCCtgtattttagata encodes the following:
- the LOC128220566 gene encoding uncharacterized protein LOC128220566 isoform X1, which codes for MGRKQYLTVSDVFVLVMLLSLDCGIGTHANHMASETVKNQCSIACPRAHACQLISRTGKFFLRCARLGGQYKLHPYVETRSTSRHAEKKKDRLHNIVKQVKTGNPNLIGNNQQQGSSFKSNTFAEISQPKGVQNQLSMLINLQSELKSQLGPAMGLLPRQALTDARVKGQKNTGQRVPPNPGPVDNPQIKANSIPLSEFNPAVPVVENMRYVPGEREPVFKGLKIGPAVPSDVIIVKNIPDTLAHEYIPENIPAPQTNDIGDLSGLLNFSPFGDNLGNSANMARTNGASLQTGQSARRRVNTVDSVASRILAGRRDSLQFAPSINELPSGNPDCEYCETSNNCTSPERPYCFFAANCARQACQAV
- the LOC128220566 gene encoding uncharacterized protein LOC128220566 isoform X2; translation: MGRKQYLTVSDVFVLVMLLSLDCGIGTHANHMASETVKNQCSIACPRAHACQLISRTGKFFLRCARLGGQYKLHPYVETRSTSRHAEKKKDRLHNIVKQVKTGNPNLIGNNQQQGSSFKSNTFAEISQPKGVQNQLSMLINLQSELKSQLGPAMGLLPRQALTDARVKGQKNTGQRVPPNPGPVDNPQIKANSIPLSEFNPAVPVVENMRYVPGEREPVFKGLKIGPAVPSDVIIVKNIPDTLAHEYIPENIPAPQTNDIGDLSGLLNFSPFGDNLGNSANMARTNGASLQTGQSARRRVNTVDSVASRILAGRRDSLQFAPSINELPSGNPD